The Anaerobiospirillum thomasii genome contains the following window.
TAGCCAAGACTCTTTAAAGCTCTGTCATCATCTGCCCAGCCGGCCTTGACCTTAACAAAGAGATTTAAAAAGACCTTGCTCTCAAAAAGTTTTTCCATATCGATACGGGCATCGGTACCAATCTTTTTAATACGACTGCCATTGGCGCCTATAACCATTTTCTTCTGGCCCTGACGCTCAACTAAAATAACAGCACTTATTCTTAGGACAGCATCCTCTTCTTTAAACTCTTCAATCTCGACAGTTACACTGTAAGGCAGCTCCTGACCCATCTGACGCATGAGCTTTTCACGTATGAGCTCTGAGGCCATAAATCGTGATGATCTGTCAGTAATACTATCCTCAGGAAAACAGTGCACACCCTCAGGCAGACTTGAGCGAATCAGATTTTTTAACTCATCAAGATTGGAGTTTTTAAGAGCACTTACAGGTACAACTGCCTTGAAATTTACTTTCTGAGACAGTCTTTCAATAAGCGGCAGCAGTGATGCCTTGTCAGAGAGCTTATCTATCTTGTTTATAACGAGGATAACATCACATCTGGTATTTTCAATTTTTGCAAATACCATTTCATCATCCTCAGTCCACATAGTGGCATCTACTACAAGCAAAATAAGCTCAACATCGCCAAGAGCACTTTCAGCAGCTCTGTTCATAAGACGGTTGATAGCTCTTTTTTCCTCTTTGTGCAAACCTGGAGTATCAACATAAACAGTCTGATAGGCCCCATCTGTATCAATACCAACAACTCTGTTGCGTGTAGTCTGCGGGCGTCTTGAGGTAATACTGATTTTCTG
Protein-coding sequences here:
- the era gene encoding GTPase Era, with product MSDKSYFGFVGIIGRPNVGKSTLMNHLLGQKISITSRRPQTTRNRVVGIDTDGAYQTVYVDTPGLHKEEKRAINRLMNRAAESALGDVELILLVVDATMWTEDDEMVFAKIENTRCDVILVINKIDKLSDKASLLPLIERLSQKVNFKAVVPVSALKNSNLDELKNLIRSSLPEGVHCFPEDSITDRSSRFMASELIREKLMRQMGQELPYSVTVEIEEFKEEDAVLRISAVILVERQGQKKMVIGANGSRIKKIGTDARIDMEKLFESKVFLNLFVKVKAGWADDDRALKSLGYADFEGR